The following is a genomic window from Benincasa hispida cultivar B227 chromosome 7, ASM972705v1, whole genome shotgun sequence.
CCAAACACTAAAATgtcatcaaaataaaatatggtTGTTCGACCAATAAATGgctttaaaacatgattcatcaACCTCATAAATGTGCTCGGAGCATTACTCACCCAAATGGCATCACTTTCCACTCATATAACCCTTCACGAATCTTAAATGTGGTTGTCCATTCATCCCCTTCTCTAATACAGATTTGGTGGTAGCCACTCTGTAAATCCAATTGGAAAAATAAACAAGAACTCTCTAATTTGTCCAGTAAGTCCTCCAAGCGAGGTAGTGGAAAACGATATTTCACTGTCATCTTGTTCATGGCTCTACTATAAACACACATTCTCCACGACCCATCCTTTTAGGAACTAAGAGAGCCGGAACAGCACAAGGGCTTATGCTCACATGAATAAATTGTTTTTCTAGCAACTCATCAACCTGTTTTTGGAGTATTTCATGCTCAGTGGGACTCATACGATAGTGGGGTAGATTAGGAAGATTAGCCCTTGGTATCAAATCGATACAAATGTTGAATATCACAAAGTGGGGTAGTTCCATTGATAATTCGTCAGCAAAAACATCTGAAAACTCATTTAATAACTCGCCCAGATTAGTATCCACAAGGGTAGAACCACTATTTTCTTTTACCATGAGAATGAGTAAGGGTGAAAATAGATCTTGGAGTTTGTAGGCAAAAGTACTCCCCTGAATAGTCATTAGTAATGTGGGGGTGTCACATTGGGTGGGGTAGAGGTTTCAAACTTAGGTACTAGGACAATGTTTTTATTCCCCCATTggattttatacatattttcctTTCCATCATAAAGAACAGCTTTATCAAATTGCCACGACCTCCTCAACAATAAATGACAAGCGTCCATATCAACCACGGcgcatttataatatatttgtaagACTTTCCAATAGAAAATTGGAGTACTTTATGCCCCCATaatctaaccaattttatatgGTTGGGGATGCTTTACAGTGGGTAACTTGAGGGCTCTCAAAGGTGAACTAGCCACAATATTTTTTGTGCTACCATTATCAACTATTACATCACAAACTTTTTTCTCAATGATGCATCTAGTTCTAAAAATTTGATTCTGTTGATATTTTACCagtttttttaaacataatacTCGATCCCCCTTATCACCAATaatctcttcaacctcttcaatttcttcattaGATTCATTCTCAACAGGGTTGTCACTTCCCCAACTAAATTAACTTGTTTTCGCAAAGGACATTCGTTTGAACAATGACCTTGTTTGTTGCACTTGTATCAACTAATTGTGTTCGCTTTACCATTAGCAATATTGCTTTTAGTTAGTGTTTTAtccactttttctttttgtttggaAAATTCACTCGTATTGTTCATGCTTGTGGGTTCTTTTGAAATGCTGACTCGTTTCCCTTTTATCACCACTACTTTCACCCAATCCCTTTTTATACTGATAATAACAACTGGGTGCTTTTGCATTGTGTGCCTCTGCTTTTTGAGCCATGGTAACTACCttggataatgttttcattGACTTTAAAGATAATTGATCTTGAATTGCTAACTTTAAGCCGCCAATATATCTCGTCACTTATTGTCGTTCCGTCTCATTCATATTGTGTAATGCATTTAGGCGATTAAACTCACTAGTATATTCACGTACACTTCTATTTTTCTGTTGGCAGTGTTGTTATTGTTGATATAGTGCTTGATCATAATCTAAGGGCAAGAAATGCTTCTTCAAGTAACGTCACATCTTTCACCATGCGTATTTTCTCTTTTCCATCTCTTCTTCTATTTGCTTTAAATTGTTCCCACCATGCGGATACCCCCTTAAAGTTTATAAGTTATTAATTTAACTCTACTTTCTTCTTGAATGTCCATgtactcaaaaaaaaaatcacatgtTGCAGCCAATCTAGAAATTCTTCAATATCTAATGTACCATCAAAATAGGAagatcaattttaattttatactcATTGCTTTCGTCTCTTCTTTACTGTGAAAACTCTATTTCTTGTCGATTTCCCCCAATAATATTGCTTCTTCCACTAGATTATCAGATTCTGTAGTGCTATTCTCACTACTGTTTTCTTCCACTATAGGTCTCTATCTACCACCAACCTGCTGTCTACCTCCACGCTGACCCCCTCTGCGTTCAACCCCTCGAGCTTGTGGCTGTTCACGTCGATTCTATGGGTGCGTACTTCAGAAATTGGCGTTCAATTGAGACATGCTGGATGTGTTGGATATCTTGATTAAATCACTCTAAACTTTCATCGAGTCGATTTCTCATGCCCATTATAGCTTGCCACAAAGCTGAAAAATCTTGTTCCCTCTCAATTCCCTTTTTTCTATCCCTTCTAGTTGCCATTGCCCAAGTTGATCttggagctctgataccactttgatgtaaaaatcaaaagaaaattggagaagaatttgaaatgagcAATAAATTGGTCTAAATTGAGCTAGATTACAACAACTACTGGagattgtatttcactttcatATTCAAAAGTTGTCATTCCTACCCAAAGAGGAGAAATAAATACCCTAGGGTTATTAAACATATTTGGATTGatgtaagttttatttttttactatccAAAAAAttgataggaaaaaaaattgttgaagatTTATTGAttgtctttatatttttcttaaagcAGTTTCTGGGGGTTTTCACAAGTTGTCTGAAATGAAGTTTTAACTTTTGCCTCAGACAAGTCATATTTTTATTTCCTAATCTTGGATATCTCAACAGAAGtattttaatcaatatttttctttttatggtgGATCTTTTTCAGAAAAATCTTTCCTTATTTGGCCTCGCTTTTAGATGAGAATTCTGACCCTCATTTAGGGTTGCCACTTTTTGTTATTTGAGCAAgacttttttctattttgtggtCAAATTGTGCAACATTTTGTGTTTGCTATTTGCTCACTATATTCTATTGTGCAAGTTCTTCATCCTTAATTGCAACACGTTAAAGATAATCACGctcttaaggggagcctaagccATCACTGTCGAGAAGGAATTCTCACGGTCTTAGAGGAAGTTTAAGTCATTGCTATTGCGAAGGAGTTCTCCATCTTATGGGGATTCTAGGATTCATTAGTGAAGGGAGTTCGCTCATTTAAAGAAAAGATAACAACGTTGAGAGGAGTCTCACACAACGTCGGAAACCGAAGTGTGCAACActaatattatcaaacttaGGGGGAGTCTAAGTTCATTTGAGAGAGAGTCTCGCATCTAGGGGAGCCTAGATGATCAGTGAATTAAGCTCTACGTGAGTCACTATAGTAGTCGTGTATTATAGATAAATACTATTTGGTCTGTATTACAGATAAGTTTATTTGGTCTGAGTTCAACTTTTTTTATGagtactattttttttttttttgaattttttttattcaataattctatcatctttgtttgaataaaatatggattgcaatttttttcttttaatttttaaaatttttctctttttttttttcatttttggcaatgaacaacaattaacccattacatttcttgtagaaTATGGTTAAATGaaatgagaaaccaaagagaaatcaaaacttttgattctagcTAATCTGTCTCCATGAATtttattatcatcttcttctttttcttcttcttattgttgtcgctctatatttttactatatcatgaattttttctaattaaatctCCCACATCATGTTAGCAGCCAAAGAAattcaccacatttcttcaacaatttcactttcaattcctctaaatctggaggatcatcagagaataaatctatatttttcactaattcttactagaaaatgttccaggaaaaaaatttcattttatggtattttttttgttatatgttacatacttttcaattacatacatatttttcgtctaaatatttttaacactcatttgatatgtgaattcaattaaataaaaatatttttttacaaacgtataaatattgcacttattgtaaaaaatatttttttatataatcaacaaccctacaacatactttaacagtcatcaaTCTTATAGTAGtcggaagtggttgtcgaagttgattatcgtaAAAAAAAtttgctggagtttgtagtcagaggtggttgttggagccccaagttggtcgcatgaaggcGGTATTGGAGTTGGAAGCTTATCATCGAATGTGATTTTTGGCTCCCGGAGTTGGTCGGGAAAAAGTGGCcgtcgaagttgatcattgCAGATGATTTTCGTTGGAGATTGTAACCGAAGGTGGGTGTTGGAGCCCGAGgttagtcgcatgaaggtggtattagagttggtgtTCGAAGTTTGTCGTCGAAGCCACGAtttggtcgtcgaagttgctCGCTCAAAGTTTGGTCATCGAAAGTGAttttcattggagtttgtagtcgaaggtggttgtcggaacCTATGAAgatggttgtcagagttggtcatTGGATTTTGTTGTCAAAGCcaattggttgtcggagttggtagcgtgaaggtggtcatcgaagttggctcattggaggtggttgttggaggtCAGAATTGGTTGCAGAGTTGGTCGCTGGAGTTGTCATTAGAGATGATTGTCAGAATCTGGATTTCGTCGTTGGAATTGTCATCAAAGTTGGTTGTCGGAGCGTAGAGTTGGTCGCCTgagttgtcatcagaggtgATTTTTGGAGCCTAGAGTTAGTTTTCGGAGTGTGAAAGTCGTCGAtgggtggagccattgaaaacattgaaaGAAGGGTGAGTTGGGGGTGAGTCAGTGGattcttccatttcttttcgTTCCTATTCTTCTTTCTAAGGAAAAGGTGACTTACTAAATAAGGCATTATTTCatttccgatagtcatttattTAATGGGTGGATAGGCATATACTCTAGATCAGAATCATGGGGAGTATTGCCTGATTATTTCTACAAATTTAAAGTCCCAATTCATATAAgtgagttgataaaatataacaacttaactccaccaatatttaaagttggtggattAAATagtgagttggtatattataatttataccaactcaactcatatTGGGAAACCAAATGACCTCTTAAGTTTAAATTGTTACACTTctaaaagttcaaattttaaattgatataattataagtttaaagTTGAGAGTGCTACAGAACTATAAATTGACATTTGTCCAAGAATTTTTATGACcgttttaataaatttttatgctCATTAGTCATTTTTATTgcgaaaaaaagaaattgagttTTAAGGACAAAAATGGGAATTTGAAATTCCATGGTCCAGAGGGTTAGAGAACAATATGGAAGTTTCTACAAGTTCTCACTCTTCCACCAACTTCTGATAAAAAGGAACGAAAACACCAGAAAAGTGGCGAAATATCTAATTCTCTCTACCGTTCTATTTAAACCACCTTCAGTGTGATTCTTCACCATCAGCAGCAAAGCAAACAAcaaacaaatttcatttcacGATCCACATTGTTGCACTCTTTTCACAAGCTTTCAAGAATCAAGAACACCATGTCACTGATTCCAAGCTTTTTCGGTGGTCGCAAGAGCAACATCTTCGACCCCTTTTCATTAGACGTTTGGGATCCATTCGATGGATTTTCATTCTCAAATTCGTTGGCTAATGTTCCTTCCTCTGCTCGTGAAACCTCTGCTTTTGCCAACACTCGCATCGACTGGAAGGAAACCCCACATGCCCACATCTTCACTGCCGATCTCCCTGGAATCAACAAACGGGAAGTCAAagttgaggttgaagaaggcaGAGTTTTGCAGATCAGTGGAGAGAGAAGCAAAGAACAGGAAGAGAAGAACGATAAATGGCATAGAATTGAACGAAGCAGTGGGAAGTTCATGAGGAGATTTAGGCTGCCTGAAAATGCTAAAGTTGAAGAGGTGAAAGCCAGTATGGAGAATGGACTTCTCACTGTGACAGTACCAAAAGTGGAACAGAAGAAGCCTGACATCAAATCCATTGAAATCTCTGGTTAAAGTTTTCTGTTAACCTCTGTTCTTCTCTGTGTCTGTCTGCACTGTAATAATGTTCTGTGAATTAAATCTGTATggttttgagtttttgtgaatGTGTCTGCAAACCCCACTTGGGTTGGGTTTCTCCTTTATTCTACCAATGTAATAAAAGCAACTTACCTCCCTTGCTAATTATGTTTGCGATATCTAATTATCAACCAGACACAACATGTTTCAAAGCTTAAAACATACAGAGAAATGAAATGTTCAATCAATGGCTTCTCTCCGCCGTTGGCAAAGCAATTGAATATCGTCAATCATCCGCTCCAAATCACATTAGGACGATCACCTTCTTTCACACttcttaatctcaataatggtcaggaagcacactttcctcccactacattgagatACTCTTAACTTCTTGAGCAAGATGCATCCTACCTGTGTCAATAACTCTTTGTTAatagtcagatctagaaatctttaaattttctatCCTTTGATTTAGTTATTTAGATATCTGAATatctataaatgaaatttaacaatttgattctcaacagaGATggctagaacaaacataatttttaaaaatgaatatttcatttatctcaaaaatatatacaatttattctatacatgttttaacaattaaaacaagtaGCAATTTCTCCCATTGGATGAGATGAGCAAATGGTTCCAGAGTTAAGTTAGCTTGATTAccttttctctgctctcttctcgacAAGATATAGAGGGCAACGTCTCCTCCAGTGCCCTTCatcgttgcaatggaaacattttcctttgcaGTGTTATCCTTGCCTTTCAATCcagtaggcttcttcttccctttcccttgcAATTTCAGGCTTGGAGGGCATTCCTCACTTCTTGGCAGTAAtcctttgttctcaacattatctggtaagcctgtagctcattcagtagaatagtcaaattttattcataaatgcattcagaattgcagaaaactcttcgaaagagattctagagtaaaaccaacttgacttctctcgttcATGACAACACCATTTACTTCTGCCATAtgaaagtggaccatcatgtccaggacatgttcacaaacattggTCTCCACTTTGATGCGACTATTGTAAACGTGTTTAA
Proteins encoded in this region:
- the LOC120081170 gene encoding 17.8 kDa class I heat shock protein-like, with product MSLIPSFFGGRKSNIFDPFSLDVWDPFDGFSFSNSLANVPSSARETSAFANTRIDWKETPHAHIFTADLPGINKREVKVEVEEGRVLQISGERSKEQEEKNDKWHRIERSSGKFMRRFRLPENAKVEEVKASMENGLLTVTVPKVEQKKPDIKSIEISG